The following coding sequences lie in one Deltaproteobacteria bacterium genomic window:
- a CDS encoding sigma-54-dependent Fis family transcriptional regulator, translated as MSDEARGRILVVDDDPKSRELMAKILRSDGHTVTPVADGSDAIAVAGTAAENFDLVVSDVRMVEADGFQVLSTFRKVASEVPVILVTAFGNIDGAVDAIRQGAFDYIPKPYDVDQIRMVVNRALRQKTLLAENRKLRQEVRGKYQLANIVGRSEAMLAVFKTAARVAATDATVLIQGESGTGKELVARAIHVSSPRETGPFVAVDCGAIAEGVLESELFGHAKGAFTGAQAARRGLFEEADGGTLFLDEIGDIGPKLQAQLLRALQEGEIRRVGTNEVVRVNVRVVAATNKDLSDAVKAGKFREDLYYRLNVVTVRLPPLRARKEDIVLLAEHFAAKHGRGAPVAISPEARDTLIGYDWPGNVRELENAIARALALNPSGMILPEDLSESIRATKPAPQGPVPTDRPTLAELEKRYAEVVLREAQGNKTRAAEVLGIDRKTLYRILGEDKEPSA; from the coding sequence ATGAGCGACGAGGCGCGCGGGCGCATCCTGGTGGTCGACGACGACCCCAAGTCCCGCGAATTGATGGCCAAGATCCTGCGCTCCGACGGCCACACCGTGACCCCGGTGGCCGACGGCTCGGACGCGATCGCCGTCGCGGGCACCGCTGCCGAGAACTTCGATCTGGTTGTCTCCGACGTGCGCATGGTGGAGGCCGACGGCTTCCAGGTGCTGTCCACATTCCGCAAGGTCGCTTCGGAAGTGCCGGTCATCCTGGTGACCGCGTTCGGCAACATCGATGGGGCCGTCGACGCCATTCGCCAGGGCGCGTTCGACTACATCCCCAAGCCGTACGACGTGGACCAGATCCGCATGGTGGTGAACCGCGCCCTGCGACAGAAGACGCTGCTCGCCGAGAACCGCAAGCTCCGCCAGGAAGTGCGCGGCAAGTACCAGCTCGCGAACATCGTCGGTCGAAGCGAGGCGATGCTGGCCGTCTTCAAGACCGCCGCGCGCGTGGCCGCGACCGACGCGACCGTGCTCATCCAAGGCGAGAGCGGCACCGGCAAGGAGCTGGTGGCGCGCGCGATCCACGTGTCGAGCCCGCGCGAGACCGGGCCGTTCGTGGCCGTGGACTGCGGCGCGATCGCCGAGGGCGTGCTGGAGAGCGAGCTCTTCGGCCACGCCAAGGGCGCGTTCACGGGCGCTCAGGCGGCGCGGCGCGGCCTCTTCGAAGAGGCCGACGGCGGCACGCTCTTCCTCGACGAGATCGGCGACATCGGTCCCAAGCTTCAGGCCCAGCTGCTGCGCGCGCTGCAGGAAGGTGAGATTCGGCGCGTGGGCACGAATGAGGTCGTGCGCGTGAACGTGCGCGTGGTGGCCGCGACCAACAAGGACCTCTCCGACGCCGTGAAGGCGGGCAAGTTCCGCGAGGACCTGTACTACCGCTTGAACGTGGTGACCGTGCGCCTGCCGCCGCTGCGTGCGCGGAAAGAGGACATCGTGCTGCTCGCGGAGCACTTCGCGGCCAAGCACGGACGGGGCGCGCCGGTGGCCATTTCGCCCGAGGCCCGCGACACGCTCATCGGCTACGACTGGCCCGGCAACGTGCGCGAGCTGGAGAACGCGATCGCGCGCGCGCTGGCGCTGAATCCCTCGGGGATGATTCTCCCGGAGGACCTGTCGGAGTCGATTCGCGCGACCAAGCCCGCGCCGCAGGGACCCGTGCCGACGGATCGGCCGACGCTCGCCGAGCTGGAGAAGCGGTACGCCGAAGTCGTGCTGCGCGAGGCCCAGGGCAACAAGACGCGCGCCGCGGAAGTGCTGGGCATCGATCGCAAGACGCTCTACCGAATCCTCGGCGAGGACAAAGAGCCGAGCGCGTAG